The following proteins are co-located in the Gossypium hirsutum isolate 1008001.06 chromosome A02, Gossypium_hirsutum_v2.1, whole genome shotgun sequence genome:
- the LOC107951932 gene encoding PRA1 family protein F3, translating into MTNYGTIPTSSTAGPSANIGYLSRAKERIKEGLGARRPWKLMFNFHSINFPGNLSEAITRVRTNVAYFRMNYAMIVLLILFLSLLWHPISLLVFVAMMAAWLFLYFLRDEPLVVFRRTIDDRVVLVVLGVLTIVFLLLTDATTNILVSLLIGAVVVLVHASFRRTDDLYDEESAEGLFSGPSSSS; encoded by the coding sequence atgaCAAACTACGGCACAATCCCGACTTCATCGACGGCAGGACCCTCGGCGAACATCGGATACCTATCTCGAGCCAAGGAACGTATCAAAGAAGGGCTTGGAGCTCGGCGTCCATGGAAACTTATGTTCAACTTTCACTCCATCAACTTCCCTGGGAACCTCTCCGAAGCTATTACCAGGGTCAGAACTAACGTTGCTTACTTCCGCATGAACTACGCCATGATCGTGCTTCTCATCCTTTTCCTTAGCCTTTTATGGCACCCCATCTCCCTCTTAGTCTTCGTAGCTATGATGGCCGCTTGGTTGTTCTTGTATTTCCTGAGGGATGAGCCTCTAGTTGTTTTCCGCCGTACGATCGACGATCGCGTGGTGCTGGTGGTGTTGGGGGTTTTGACCATCGTGTTCCTGCTGTTGACTGATGCCACCACCAATATTTTGGTGTCGCTTTTGATTGGTGCGGTTGTGGTTTTGGTCCACGCTTCCTTCAGGAGGACTGATGATTTGTATGATGAAGAATCCGCTGAAGGCTTGTTTTCTGGACCTTCATCTTCTTCCTGA